The DNA region TATGATGTTAATTGCATGATGGGTATAGAGAAGTCCTTAATCTCCATTAGTTTTTCCCTATTTTCTTCCATTGTTGAATATGTGATGATGTGGATCAAATCATTGTGATAATATGATGAAATTGTTGTAATTACCATGAAATTCGTGTAATAATTTACCATGAAAAATTAAGTGTTTGAATTCATAAAAGTGGTATGACTTGCTTTCATATGTTTGGCATGAGTATGTTGAATAAAGTGTTAAAATGGCAACTAATTGATGAATTTGCGTAATAATCAATCGGTAAGTGATGTTGTAATGATAGTATGTTGTTTCCTTGCTATTTATGATCGATTGGAGGGTTTGGGGCGAAAATTTGGAGTCCTGAACTGAACTCCATAGTAAGAAAACGAATCATGCTTCTGTTAACAGGGTGTCGGGCGTCACCTTCGTGACGACTAGTTCGTCATGCGCTTTTGGATGCTGATGGACGTCGGCTGTCTAAAGGGAATACCGTCATGGTCTCTAGGTAGACGTTGAACCTTGTCGTTCATCATATGGGTGACGGTTGAGGGAAGAGGGTAATGACGGGCGTCACCCTGGTGATGGACTACCCGTCATCGTGTCAGTGGATGCGTACTAGCCTACTAAGTTGGATTTTTAGTGTGGTTTTGTTGTGCGATCGATGTTTGGTTGTTGTTTGGTGTATTTTGATGAATATTGATTGATTAATCTAATGGTGTTGCATTGTATTGATGATGAGATAATTACGTGATGATCATATAATTGAGATTGTGGCGAGTAGTCCAGTTGTAGGGATTACTTTGATGTTATTATTTACAGTTAGATGTGGAATTGTAGATATGTTATTGAGTTATTGTGGTTGTGTATTATATTTTACATGTGTCatatgtttttgtttttgtgaaaTAGGCGAGTCACAAGTTCAAATTTTGGGACTAGTAACTTGTCCCAAGCTCAGATGTTGGGGCTTGAAGCTCAGATGTTAGGGTTCGGGGTTCAGATATTGGGACTCAGTTCGTATGAAGAACCTTTTGTTGAGTTAGTACCATGTGCATGAGTTGAGTCATTGTTGTATTTCATTGCATAAAGGTTGTGGAGATGAGTTGTTTGGGTGTTATTGAGTACTTGTTGTATGGATTTGTGTAATTGGACTGTATGAAAGTTGATGTTTTGTCTTTAGGCTACCCTTGCATTCTTTTGAACCATTATATATTTTGAGTGTATTCTCGTCCATTTATTTTGTTATGTGTTATGTGCTCGTTTTGGGGTACATACAAGCATCTAGATTAGTAATTGTTTTAGAGCTGAAGGATGACGCTGGGGTTATTCTTCTTTTCCAATTTTATGCATTTTTAGAATATAGTTGCTCTTATCTAAAACACTAGGCGGGCGAACATTATgttttgttttattctgaatTGTTGTTACGAGATTAAATGTTATAACTCCTGGTTTTGATTTGCTTTGGTGTTGAAGTCATTTTTCCCTGATTGAGTTTAATTTTAAATGAATGTTatgtttgaacttattttattGAGTAGTTATTTTAATGATTAATTTCGCTTTGATGGGCCTAAGTAAATGCGATCATGTGATGACAAatgttttgaattaatttttttatttcaatGAGTGTTATAAAACAGATAGTTTGTGGAGATAGTGTGACATCCCATGtgaaatatttatttataattgAATTATTCTGTATATTTTCGAATGAGAATTTTAGGGTATTACATTTTAGATCCCATGTGCAAATTTGATATTGTGAATATATATAGCTTCCCATGATATATAAACTTGAAGAAGTTAATTAGAAATGATAAATAAGGTGAAAAGTTAATTAGAAAAGTTATATGATGACTATGTGTCTATGAATTTCCAAGAGTCGTCATCTACCGAAGGAAATAACGGCGACAACAATCCAACCTCTTCGACGGAGCCTCAAGCTTCAATCGTTATTGAATTTGACCAAATCACAAGTATTGTGCGTGaaaaggaagtcattccttcaAAGAGATCAGAATTACAAGTTTATTTAGATGAAGGACTTTATATTGCACATATTGATAAACAAATATTTTAGTGATTTAGATTAGTGGAGAAATAACAGCTTAAAATATAAGATATTATCAAAGTTGAGTGTTGATATACTAATTGTTCCAATTTCAATTGTAGCATCGGAGTCTACATTTAGTGTCGGGGTTGAGTTATTGACAAATTTTGTTCTAAGTTGAATAAAGAAGTTATCGAGACACTCATTTGTGGTTGGGATTGGCTTCACCACAAGTATAATTCGAAGAGAAAACTAAAGGTTAATTTTTATATTTGTTCATATTTCTTTCTTATATCTATTAACATCATATTTATTTTTGAAGGTGAATGATACACATGAGGAGATCATCTTGAAATTTTGAAGCATTTTTTGTTGGTTGCTTGCTAGTTTTGTTATCACCTAAAAGCTCAAAGATTTTACGCATTTTGTTGGTTGTTGACTTGTTTAAGGTTTGCTACTTATATGTCTAAGACTTAAATATGATTATTGGATTAAATTTGAGATACTTCTTGCTATTAGACATGATTGTTCTAGTACTTCTATTCATATATAAATTTTATAATTGgattttattattttatattttgtATAACTCGTGTTAATCTATAAATTAAGTATGTTGCAATAAGTGAAAAAAAAAGATGTATATGCCCTAAAAAAAGTTATTAGCCTTAAAAAAATTGGATGTACATACTACAAAATAGGCTTTTAAACAGGCTAATAAGTCAAGTAGACTTTTAAATAGGTCAGGTCAGACTCAAAATAAAGCCGTTGATAAGTAATAGGTCAGGATTAGGCCTTAATTTTTTTAATTAGGCCTAACCTATTTAAGTAAAGTTCGGCTCGGTCCAACCTATTCCCACCTCTATGACCTTAGCCTTTCAAGAACCACGACGAACAAGGAATTTAGGAACCAAGATAACCGAAGTTGACATTGAACATTCCCCTGGACTAGACCTTCTCTAGTGTTGCACAGCTAATTGAGGCATTTTTCCAGATTGTTTACGATCAGTGAACATTTCAATAGCAAGACCCGTGGGAGGAACCCTTCCAACCTTGTCCGGTGAGGAGCGAAGAGTACCCCCTGTCGCGGCTTGATCAAGAGATTCCCGGATTAATGTTAGGGTCAAGATCAGAAAGTGGAGGGCATGCGGACTGGAAGAGGACCCTGTGTCTGGAAGACCTCTAGTAGCTTGCATATCGACAAAAAAAATGGTCATCAATGAAGCAgtaagaaaaagaaaatttgcATATGTTACTCACCAAATATGACATGTCTCTCCTCTTTGGTAGGGGTTTCCACCAAAGGCACGTTTCTATGTATTATTTCTTTTGTTTCTTCAGCGCCTCCCGTAGAAGGAGCAACGCTGTCAACAAAACCTAAATTGTCAAAGAAAGCCACTAATTTTCTCTTCAGATAGGTTTCTTCCTATGACAAGTCATCCGATTTGTAAACATAAAACTCGGCATCCACCAAAAAATGACTTTGACGCAAGAACTTTTAGAATTTACATGAACAACGTAAAGACAACTCAAACTCTATGTTACATATGCTAGTGTGAGCCACCTCAGTAAGGGGTGTCACTAGGTAATACCAGTCCTTGAAGTTCTTCACGCTCTTAAAGTAAACCTCAAACATCTTAATGTTCAATCGAAGGGAAATCAAACCTTAACCCTGCACAAAATCAGCGAAACTATGTTGGGATTTAAAGAGATGAAAGAAGAGTGTCAATGTTGGCACTCTTCTTATACTCATACTAATACTATAATACTTTGATGTATGTCTAGCTCACCGGGTGCAGTTATGAATTTGCTAGCTCTAGATGATTTATGACACCTACCTCGAAGTCACTGAAAGGAAGGCAAAAACATATCAAAGAAAATAGACATTCATGAAAAAGGATGACACACCTGTCATACTTGTTGCATATCCTCTTATTTCCTTCGGGAGAAAGCATCATCGGTCTGAGGAAAGACCCACCTCGGTGAAGGCATGATTCATGCAAGCCTGCCGACGAAGGCGAAAGCAATATCTAACGCCTCTTGTAATCATAGAAGAAAAGTTCTCAAGATCCACAAGcaacgaaaagggagatggtaAGTATAGGTAATCATACGATCCATGGTAATAAATATTAGGAAACATGAATCGCACCATCAACGATTGAGATCTTACTCCAAATCGATTAGAATACTTGGAATACTCTATTACAAGAAGACACCATTGCTTCCAAGCATAAGGCCACACATTAAGATTCCCTTGCTAAACGTTGTTAATCACGAGGAAGGAATTTAATGCGCATGTTTCCAATATTATTGGTGTCCCATCGAAGCTCTTCCACTACCTTCAGTCGGAAGTCAGACTAAAGACGTGCACAGACAACCCTCATTCTACAAGTATGAACAAGGGTTAGGGGAAATTACTCTAAGTCACTCGCAATGCCCACGACGAAAGACCCAATAACAAATAGCATGCAGAAAGGCGCGCGAAACAAGTAAGGTCTCACCCAATTTAAGGGCACATGATTCCAGCCTCCAACATATCCCATATTGTTGGATTTGGTCGAACAGTCACCCGCGTAAGGCATCGGGTCTCATGGAAATTGTTTTAAGTGTCAGTGTATATAAAGCACAATGTGCATCATTTCAAGTAGTATCTCATTCCTGCACTCAAACTACTTTCTCTTTAATTCATTGATCTGAACATTTTAGTATTAATCTTGCATATTTACTCTTGCTGTGACATATCAACAGTTCACTCCACCACATCGAAGATTAAGTCCGTTCGATCTATCTAAATCTCAAATTTTAGTGCAGTCTCAAATTCTAGTGTAGAACAGTTAGGAATAAAAAAAATCTCAAGAGGAGAAAACCtattttgaaaatgagaaaattaaaatttaatttttatcAAAATAGAAAAATCGCAAGTACATTTAAAGCTTCCATAAATAAGAGTTATGCCCTTTTGTCATACTATACCAAATTTTCCTTACATATATTCAATTTTTTTGTTTAAATACGCAATTTCTGATGCATATTTAGATTGCTAAAATTTGAGTAAGACAGCACTTCATATACCTTATACAccaaaagaaaataaaacaataatCACCTTATGTGCTACTTGGTTGATGGTATGTATCAAATCATTAATCTAAAAAACCCAAAACAGCTAGGTTAGTTTGCAAGTTAAGTAATCTCAAAAGTGAAAATCTTACACCATTTTCTTTTTGGGATTAATTGACACTAATTATGATAAACATCAAAGAAAATTTGTCTTTAATTTCAACATGGACAGATAGGAGGATAAAAGTGGCCCCATAAAAAAGCATCTACAACCAATTTTTTTgaatcaaaattcatcaaaaagaaaaatagatTCTTCTATCACACCAACTTCATGGATCCCACCATCACTCCCCAACTGTCCAAAAACTAAAAGTATTATTGAGCATAAAAAAGTTTTGTATTCACACTCTCCTAGAAAGTATGTGGAATAATTAAGAAAAGAGATCAAACAAAACCAAAAGCTTTATAAAGCAAATGTAATTGTCACTCACAATGATCTAGTAAACAACTAGACATAGTGATGGTGAGTTAACATTGAGACATAGAAAGAGACAAGTCTTGCTTTGAAACAGTTTAGGCTCCAAGTCTTGGATCTCTCCATTGTAATCTTTGTTATGCACAAGTTTGAATAGGTTTGGATTTGCAGTGAGATTGACATAATCACAATGAGTTGGAAAATTTGAAAATCATGGTGAGAAATCAGAACAAAAGCTACACATACCGGCTTTTCAAAATCACGGTGAAAAAGGCCTTAATCGTGTAGCGGGACTAACGTTGAAACGGGCATAATCAGAACCAAAAAGCTTCACAAAATCATAGTGGCTTAGTGATTTAGCCAAATTCACTTTTAATACAAACATTCGCGTAGTTTGAATCGAGATTTATCATAATCAAGTCGGGATTCAATATAAGATTCATGTCCAAACTCCAAATAGATACACACTAAAgattcatatcatatcatattGTTTGGATTCAATTTTGTAGCGAATCCATATTCGTCGCATATTCGGTAAGATCATATCAACATTTACAACCACAAATTCAATTTCATCATACTATGAAGTTAGAAGATTTTTTTCCAAGAAAGAAAGGAATTGTATTTCTTGTGCTTTCTCTATAATAATACATCAAAATATTATGTCACAATCTCAAAATTAGCACACCAAATTCTCTTGGAACTCTAATGCAAAGTGAAGCAACTTCAATCAATGGATTAAAATGAATATTCAAGTGAATGAAGAAACAAAGTTAATATAAGATACCTTTCATTATTTCATACACCATCTGTTTTCCTCATTCCATGATGCTGCAAATCTTTGTTAAGATAAGATGGTAATGCCATTCCATTATGAGCTTCTAAAGAACTTGAAGGAAATTTCCCTTTCCTTGGCCACAACCAAATCTTCGAAATCGAAAAACTTTCACCTTTACTAACATTACTAATCTTCTTTCCTTCCAAATCACTTTCTACACAAAGATTCTCACTGTTTTCAATTCCTTTGTTCATCCTTCTATCATCATGATGAACTTTACTTTCATGGTTTAATGCATCCAAAGTTACCCTTAACTCTGAATTTCCAACCACATATTGGTAAGATCCCATTGAGTAACATCTTCTTGCATCCAATTTACTACTACTCGTTTCACCGACTTCTTCGTTCTCTCGACCCACTTCAGCGTTCATCTTCTTGAATTTCCCGAGCCGAACTGGCAAAACCCCTTTATCGACAACATCTTCAACAACAATTTCCTTTTGTCTATTACCGAATCCGTTTTCCCCGTTACAAGGACAACCGTCGTCGTCTCTAAGATCATCGAAATCGAATATCGGATTTTCAATAGAAAACCCATTAGTTTGAAGTGTTCCTCTACAAAGAGGACAAGTTGAATTCGAAAGCAACCAAGTATCTATACAACTTATATGAAAAGCATGGCTACACACAGGTAACAACCTTAGCTTATCTTTCTCCGAAaactcacacaaacaaacagCACAATCAAAAGGCTCATTCAAACCAACAATTTCCTTGAATTGAAAAACAGGAAGTGCATCAATGAAAGCTTGATCTAAACCAGAATCATGAAGATGAAAAAGCTGTTGAAGCTGTCTTTGAAGTGCATCAGAAGTTGAAATCTCATTATGTTGTTGTCTATTAGATTGAGcagaagatgatgaagatggatGCTTTATAAGAAATCTAACAAGTAAATGAAGTAAACCAGATATGAAAAAAAGAACAGCAAGAACAACTATGATGAAAAGAACAGCTGGACTAATCTTAGTACtagaagatgaagaagatgatgctGGTGTTATTGTTGAAGAACTTGATGAAGATTGTGTTGATGGAGATGGTAGTGATGGTGGTGGAAAATTCATAAAGTATTCATCTTTTTGATGAATTCTCAAATGGGTATGTTCAAATAACAATTTAGGATACATAGTTTCTGACATCTAATAATAAAACACAAGAAAATATTCTCCTCCAACCAAACAAGAACCTAGTCAAATCACATCTATGTTACAagaacaaaaatcctaaaaatctAAACTTTATACAAATTTCAGACAAGTAAAACAAAGTACAGTACTAGGATGTTTACTTCTAACATATCTATTGGCTTAAAATCACTTTAAATGAAAATAGTGATGGAAGtgaaaaaaaatgatttttttctGTTTTTCTTATTTGGGTTTTTGGGAAAATAACTTGAAGTTAACTCACCTAAGTGGAACACCATTTAAGGTGGTTTTTTCTCATGTTGTTCTTCAAGTTTTGAAACTGAGGAACTATggttttttcttcttcttccaaaGGTTTGAACTTtgaaggagagagagagagagagagagagagagagagagagaagtgAAGAGTGAAATGTATTGAGTTGGATGTGTGTGATGGATCCAAAATGGTGAGAAGGAAAGAATCCAAAAACTGTGAAAGTAGGAAGGAAGCAGTTCCCAAAGTGAGAGGTAAGGGATGACAAAAAGAAACAAAAACAGTTTTAATCTCACTCGCTCTATAGGAGAGTGGCAACCACGCATatgtttatttcttttttatttattattaaattttaattttttatatttaagtttattttttaatttacttttatatgagtataatttttttttattttttaattaaaattaatatttattaatatagaacaaaaatatattaaatttaaatttattcTTCGCATAATTGATTTGTTTATAGAAACATGTTTATAATTGAAAACGATCATCACTTTACAAATCGATTTTGTTAAATTTAAATTAATCACAACCACCTATCTTAATATGATATTAGAGTATGATTGTAATCATGAAAAAGAGATAATTTTATTTATCACTAGAAATAATCTTTAATCacctttttatttttttttattttttcacatttcattatattcttttcttttgatcaTCAACCCTTTATCGATTTTTACAAAAATTATTTAATTCTTTTGATCAAATGATTTGTAATATCATATATTTATTGAAGTTGGTCTCATAGCTCAATTATTTTGTTGGTATGAATATTTAATTCTTCTTTAGTCATTTATGACTTTCTTTAATGTTTTATGGTAGGTAATATTTTTATTCTCTATCAACTTCTATAATATAGTAGTTTAGCGATTTTCATTTTTATATGATGTACCCAATGATAATAAATATCTTTATTTTTATATGATGTACCCAATGATAATAAATATCTTCTATTCTCTTTATATTTCTATCATATAATGATTAAACTTTGTTAGTCAAATTATGTCATCTGAACACTCAATATTAGATTTATCGATTCTATTGGAGTGTGAGTCAGGGAGACATCAGAAGATTTTCAAAGAGTTCAAAGTAGGTTAAAAACTTCTATGAGTTAGGCATCTTTATCATTATCGCTATCGACGTCAACTTTTGTTTTTAGTTgttatgattttgatttttttttaaattttctTTAATGAGTTATATTGTATTTTTCCCATTGGATTGTATTATTATTTGTCAAGTTGAAAATGTTAATTCATATTTTAACTTAAAAGGGAGTATTAGAGTATTAGAGTCATGTATTTATGTATTTATTATAATAAAGATCTTATCATTTAAATCAATGTTATTGAATTTATTTGTCTcttagttttttttctttttatggGCTCAACCTTGCTATTCAACATGGTATAACGAGTCAATTGATTTAAGTCACACACGGTTTATATGTGTCTCAAGCAATAGTATTGAATACAATAGGGTGTATTAGAAAAACAAGTCTTACACATTAACAATCCGGGACATCCACTATTTATATTTATGCACTAAGTTTAATATTGTTCGGCGTGAGAACTGTATTAGGAAAAACTCAAATCCGACATTAGTTAGAGATCAAATCCACAAAGATTTTATTATATATAGGGACATTCCTCATTTTACAAGTCgattttataaaaataaattaagtCAAACTCTAATTCTAAAGAATATTTTGGAAAAAAAACTTAAATCCTACGTTAAAACCTACAAATTTTATATAGAGTGACATTCGTTATCTTATCATACAGTTTTGTAAGTTATATCAAACTTTAATTATAATCATAGTATTAAAGTTTAGTTTAAGATCAGTTGGACCACCTGTTATCGGATTTTTACTATAAACTCATTCACCATTTATTTTTACGCTGCAGATGTTCAATTCTAGACGTGA from Lathyrus oleraceus cultivar Zhongwan6 chromosome 1, CAAS_Psat_ZW6_1.0, whole genome shotgun sequence includes:
- the LOC127119916 gene encoding RING-H2 finger protein ATL46, translating into MSETMYPKLLFEHTHLRIHQKDEYFMNFPPPSLPSPSTQSSSSSSTITPASSSSSSSTKISPAVLFIIVVLAVLFFISGLLHLLVRFLIKHPSSSSSAQSNRQQHNEISTSDALQRQLQQLFHLHDSGLDQAFIDALPVFQFKEIVGLNEPFDCAVCLCEFSEKDKLRLLPVCSHAFHISCIDTWLLSNSTCPLCRGTLQTNGFSIENPIFDFDDLRDDDGCPCNGENGFGNRQKEIVVEDVVDKGVLPVRLGKFKKMNAEVGRENEEVGETSSSKLDARRCYSMGSYQYVVGNSELRVTLDALNHESKVHHDDRRMNKGIENSENLCVESDLEGKKISNVSKGESFSISKIWLWPRKGKFPSSSLEAHNGMALPSYLNKDLQHHGMRKTDGV